A stretch of the Lolium perenne isolate Kyuss_39 chromosome 3, Kyuss_2.0, whole genome shotgun sequence genome encodes the following:
- the LOC127338911 gene encoding cysteine-rich receptor-like protein kinase 4: MAMVILLLLLVLPFALAGPPWQVCSNGSKYAPNSAYLENLTLLSSTLPKKAASNATLFATDAVGVAPDTVFAVTLCRGDINASACEGCVSSAFQEGQQLCPYSKDATIYYDTCMLTFSNKNFVDTNVGGPNWNIQRSVLKFTASANSTRQMVSTLINSTAQSAANSSRRFWTSRLDDSSFPTMYCLTQCRPNLTAGDCASCFRSASQMMLQDLDRRVGCRVQGTWCSMRYEANKFFQGDPMLLIAASAAPPEVEKNVQQHRQKRVLLIIAVAVPLASILLCIICSVVWMKRRRKGIIIITSQATTNRPEEDELVWRLEENSSEFTFFGFTEILHATCNFSIKNQLGRGGFGPVYKGLLPDGTEIAVKRLASHSGQGFTEFKNEVQLIAKLQHNNLVKLMGCCIQSDEKLLVYEYLPNKSLDFFIFDGNRTTLVDWNKRRAIIEGIAQGLLYLHKHSRLRIIHRDLKASNILLDQDMNPKIADFGLAKICSSNETQGSTNRIVGTHGYMSPEYASEGIYSIKSDVFSFGVLLLEILSGKMNSRHHEYGDFLNLLGYTWNLWEGGIWIDLLEVSIANEIDKTEAKRYINVALMCVQESADDRPTMSDVVAMLDNESVVLPEPNHPAYFNQRVIHESASLVVSCSTNDVTITAEPHGR, from the exons ATGGCCATGgttatcctcctcctcctccttgtgcTGCCTTTTGCCCTTGCTGGACCACCATGGCAAGTGTGCAGCAATGGCAGCAAGTACGCACCAAACAGCGCCTACTTAGAAAACCTCACACTCCTCTCGTCCACTCTCCCCAAGAAGGCCGCGTCCAACGCCACCCTCTTCGCCACCGATGCCGTAGGCGTCGCTCCGGACACCGTCTTCGCCGTTACGCTCTGCCGCGGGGACATCAACGCCTCCGCCTGCGAGGGCTGCGTGTCTAGCGCCTTCCAGGAAGGGCAGCAGCTCTGCCCGTACAGTAAGGACGCCACCATATACTACGATACCTGCATGCTCACGTTCTCCAACAAGAACTTCGTCGACACCAATGTGGGCGGTCCGAATTGGAACATCCAGCGGAGCGTGTTGAAGTTCACCGCAAGCGCCAACTCCACCAGGCAAATGGTGTCCACGCTTATCAACAGCACGGCCCAGTCAGCCGCGAACAGCTCGAGGAGGTTCTGGACATCGCGCTTGGACGACAGTTCCTTCCCGACGATGTACTGCCTTACGCAGTGCAGGCCCAACCTGACCGCCGGCGACTGCGCATCGTGTTTCAGGAGTGCGTCACAGATGATGCTCCAGGACCTGGACCGTAGGGTAGGTTGCCGAGTCCAGGGGACATGGTGTAGCATGAGGTACGAGGCAAACAAATTCTTCCAAGGGGATCCCATGCTGCTTATTGCTGCATCTGCGGCTCCACCGGAGGTAGAAAAGAACGTCCAACAACACA GACAAAAGAGGGTGCTGTTGATTATTGCTGTGGCAGTTCCACTAGCGTCAATACTTTTGTGCATTATCTGTTCGGTTGTATGGATGAAAAGACGAAGAAAAGGTATTATAATAATCACGA GTCAAGCTACCACAAATAGGCCGGAAGAAGACGAACTGGTTTGGAGACTGGAAGAGAACAGTTCAGAGTTCACATTCTTTGGCTTCACTGAGATATTGCACGCTACATGCAACTTCTCCATAAAAAACCAACTTGGCCGAGGTGGCTTTGGCCCTGTCTACAAG GGCCTATTACCAGATGGAACTGAAATTGCAGTTAAAAGACTTGCCTCACATTCAGGACAGGGTTTCACAGAATTCAAAAATGAAGTTCAACTTATTGCAAAACTACAACACAATAATCTTGTCAAGCTCATGGGATGTTGTATTCAGAGTGACGAAAAACTTTTGGTGTACGAATATTTGCCAAATAAGAGCTTGGACTTCTTTATCTTTG ATGGAAATAGAACAACTTTGGTGGACTGGAATAAGAGACGCGCGATAATCGAAGGGATAGCCCAAGGTCTTCTCTATCTCCACAAACACTCTCGGTTGCGCATTATACACAGAGACCTTAAGGCCAGCAACATTCTCTTGGATCAAGACATGAATCCTAAAATTGCGGATTTTGGCCtagcaaaaatttgcagctccaaTGAGACTCAAGGAAGCACAAACAGGATAGTGGGAACACA CGGTTATATGTCTCCGGAATATGCATCTGAAGGCATTTACTCAATAAAATCTGATGTATTCAGCTTTGGTGTGTTGCTTCTTGAGATCCTTAGCGGAAAAATGAATTCTCGTCACCATGAATATGGAGATTTTCTTAACCTCCTTGGATAT ACATGGAATCTCTGGGAAGGAGGAATATGGATTGATCTTCTAGAGGTATCAATTGCCAATGAGATCGATAAAACCGAGGCTAAGAGGTACATTAACGTTGCACTGATGTGCGTACAAGAGAGCGCGGATGATAGACCCACCATGTCAGATGTCGTTGCAATGTTAGACAACGAGAGTGTTGTTCTCCCAGAGCCTAACCATCCTGCCTACTTTAACCAAAGGGTGATACATGAATCGGCTAGTCTTGTTGTTTCCTGTAGTACTAATGATGTAACGATCACTGCAGAACCACATGGCAGATAG